A region from the Actinoplanes sp. OR16 genome encodes:
- a CDS encoding RICIN domain-containing protein gives MVGPSVIGATPSTDTDRFSLSALPTDAPDQGLVYSGLKLAAGDSLCAGNYQLFEQTCTHGPDAAPAGLSVRRDVAPVTEASSRDVTVVRRETGAVPTDAEIARDEGGSALTADAPALIPDAAPGQADFILGPDDVACSGDGRSGKRVQLLYLHESAKPSRYAKFLNSFRTWAAGVDAIYDASAGETGGSRHIRYVTTPECRVDVAEVQLPDDSLRSFTTSIDALRDLGYNRTDRKYLLFSDTNVYCGISSYVNDTRPIRGNRNNGGPSYARVDSGCWSSAMAAHELTHTLGAVLTDSPNSTGMGGCTDDFDLLCGEDRSGEPIRQVCEKKHEIRLDCGHDDYFSTNPKPGSYLDTHWNVALSDFLLRSDGGDDIPDAPGAVVPDPAPAVSATPSAPASPSVAPSPSVSAASPSAEAPSASPSQSPSPSVPASAEPEPSVSAVEAPALPEVEPVAHTVAPAGDGDAAEGAPAETPGTTNDGVQAVLEIREATSTSVRLTWSSGSDDAAYQVWVGGEPVATTKATRARLIGLKPDAKYLVEVKNKKLGYLAKGTAVTAPAARPVQNSWFVLTNSLTGGAADLYAARDTDGTPVTLGDQDGGAQQQWQLVPAESGTYSLVSRASNRCAVALGGRPVAGAPLVQGDCYAAEGARWTLQASDYGFTVRSTTGDLVIGVGAQRFGAHRVLVLQQDTRQRHQSWTAVPD, from the coding sequence GTGGTCGGCCCCAGCGTGATCGGCGCGACCCCCTCCACCGACACCGACCGGTTCTCGCTCAGCGCGCTGCCGACCGACGCGCCCGACCAGGGCCTGGTCTACAGCGGACTGAAGCTGGCCGCCGGCGACTCGCTCTGCGCCGGCAACTACCAGCTCTTCGAGCAGACCTGCACGCACGGCCCGGACGCCGCGCCGGCCGGCCTGTCGGTGCGCCGGGACGTGGCGCCGGTGACCGAGGCGTCGTCCCGCGACGTGACGGTGGTCCGCCGGGAGACCGGCGCCGTGCCGACCGATGCCGAGATCGCCCGTGACGAGGGCGGCAGCGCGCTGACCGCGGACGCCCCGGCGCTGATCCCGGACGCCGCGCCCGGCCAGGCCGACTTCATCCTCGGCCCGGACGATGTGGCCTGCTCCGGCGACGGCCGCAGCGGCAAGCGGGTCCAGCTGCTCTATCTGCACGAGTCGGCCAAGCCGAGCCGGTACGCGAAGTTCCTCAACTCGTTCCGCACCTGGGCCGCCGGCGTCGACGCGATCTACGACGCCAGCGCCGGGGAGACCGGCGGCTCCCGCCACATCCGGTACGTGACCACGCCCGAGTGCCGGGTCGACGTCGCCGAGGTGCAGCTGCCGGACGACTCGCTGCGGTCGTTCACCACCAGCATCGACGCGCTGCGCGACCTCGGGTACAACCGGACCGACCGCAAGTACCTGCTGTTCTCCGACACGAACGTCTACTGCGGCATCTCGTCGTACGTGAACGACACCCGGCCGATCCGGGGCAACCGGAACAACGGCGGGCCGTCGTACGCCCGGGTCGACTCCGGCTGCTGGAGCTCCGCGATGGCCGCGCACGAGCTCACCCATACCCTCGGCGCGGTGCTCACCGACTCGCCGAACTCCACCGGGATGGGCGGCTGCACCGACGACTTCGACCTGCTCTGCGGCGAGGACCGCTCCGGCGAGCCGATCCGCCAGGTCTGCGAGAAGAAGCACGAGATCCGGCTGGACTGCGGCCACGACGACTACTTCAGCACCAACCCGAAGCCGGGCAGCTACCTGGACACCCACTGGAACGTGGCGCTCAGCGACTTCCTGCTGCGCAGCGACGGCGGCGACGACATCCCGGACGCGCCGGGCGCCGTCGTGCCGGACCCGGCTCCGGCCGTCTCCGCGACGCCGTCCGCGCCCGCGTCCCCGTCGGTCGCGCCGTCCCCCTCGGTCAGCGCCGCCTCGCCGTCCGCCGAGGCACCCTCGGCCTCCCCGTCGCAGTCGCCGTCGCCGAGCGTGCCGGCGAGCGCCGAACCGGAACCGAGCGTCTCCGCCGTCGAGGCGCCGGCGCTGCCCGAGGTGGAGCCGGTCGCGCACACCGTCGCGCCGGCCGGTGACGGCGACGCCGCCGAGGGCGCCCCGGCCGAGACCCCGGGCACCACGAACGACGGCGTGCAGGCGGTTCTGGAGATCCGCGAGGCGACCAGCACCTCGGTCCGTCTCACCTGGAGCTCCGGGTCCGACGACGCCGCCTACCAGGTCTGGGTCGGTGGCGAGCCGGTGGCGACCACGAAGGCCACCCGGGCCCGGCTGATCGGCCTCAAGCCCGACGCGAAGTACCTGGTCGAGGTGAAGAACAAGAAGCTCGGATACCTCGCCAAGGGCACCGCGGTCACCGCTCCGGCGGCCCGCCCGGTGCAGAACTCCTGGTTCGTGCTGACGAACTCGCTGACCGGCGGCGCGGCCGACCTGTACGCGGCCCGGGACACCGACGGCACCCCGGTGACCCTCGGCGACCAGGACGGCGGCGCCCAGCAGCAGTGGCAGCTGGTGCCCGCGGAGAGCGGCACGTACTCGCTCGTCTCCCGGGCGAGCAACCGGTGCGCGGTGGCCCTGGGTGGCCGCCCGGTCGCCGGCGCCCCGCTGGTGCAGGGCGACTGCTACGCGGCCGAGGGCGCCCGCTGGACGCTCCAGGCCTCCGACTACGGCTTCACGGTGCGCAGCACCACCGGCGATCTGGTGATCGGTGTCGGGGCCCAGCGCTTCGGCGCGCACCGGGTTCTGGTCCTCCAGCAGGACACCCGCCAGCGGCACCAGAGCTGGACGGCCGTTCCCGACTGA
- a CDS encoding methyltransferase domain-containing protein gives MWDPAVYSRFGAERSRPFFDLVQRVGAERPREVVDLGCATGELTLTLAERWPGARVTGLDSSPEMVAKAVADVALGDIADWRPGPETDVVVTNAALQWVDEHRELLPEWIAALPAGGWFAMQVPGNFDSPGHRVVRDMAPELNRENPVDDPDVYARQAIAAGAAADAWETTYLHLLPFEEEHPVVRWMEGTALRPIRAALGDEEWKSFRKEFADRIATVHPVRDGLVAFPFRRIFLVAHK, from the coding sequence ATGTGGGATCCCGCCGTCTACAGCCGCTTCGGGGCCGAGCGGTCCCGTCCGTTCTTCGATCTGGTCCAGCGCGTCGGCGCCGAGCGGCCTCGTGAGGTCGTCGACCTCGGATGCGCCACCGGCGAGCTCACCCTGACCCTCGCCGAGCGCTGGCCCGGCGCCCGGGTGACCGGCCTCGACTCGTCACCGGAGATGGTGGCGAAGGCGGTGGCCGACGTGGCGCTGGGCGACATCGCCGATTGGCGGCCCGGCCCGGAGACCGACGTGGTCGTGACGAACGCGGCCCTGCAGTGGGTCGACGAGCACCGCGAGCTGCTGCCCGAGTGGATCGCCGCGCTGCCGGCCGGGGGCTGGTTCGCCATGCAGGTGCCGGGCAACTTCGACAGTCCGGGTCACCGGGTCGTCCGGGACATGGCGCCGGAACTGAACCGGGAGAACCCGGTCGACGACCCGGACGTCTACGCACGGCAGGCGATCGCCGCGGGGGCGGCGGCTGACGCGTGGGAGACGACGTACCTGCATCTCCTGCCTTTCGAAGAAGAACATCCGGTGGTGCGCTGGATGGAGGGAACCGCATTGCGGCCGATCCGCGCGGCCCTCGGTGACGAGGAATGGAAATCGTTCCGGAAAGAGTTCGCGGATCGGATCGCGACGGTGCATCCGGTCCGGGACGGTCTCGTCGCGTTCCCGTTCCGCCGTATCTTCTTGGTGGCACACAAATAG
- a CDS encoding sensor domain-containing diguanylate cyclase produces the protein MRFRTPPMAWAGYCLAAIWFVLHLLDVGGWRFQVISYKLFSPVLSVIVACLAWRAWSAAREAGMTAARRHLLLTSSAWTFMTASSATAFYELVSHGDTSYPSPFPLMQVFDLATLVLILSGLLVVPVRNRWSASRLRLGLDMAIVLLAGALYLWYLQVYPAISRPGAEVTVPIASFVKTAGLLVVLYAIARIVMGGVAELSRRAMMFAIAATVVQSLLNVMQQTLAGTPHAHFALATRQVFIALLVSMGVAHLRWIASPRPSRSFQGRRPASLMPYLSIAAADVLLIVALAGGLDGRSWPVIGGTITLTALVVVRQIVGMRDNTRLVLRVDAALRAEQLLSDLGVALLRTTAAAEVHRLAADGAAALLGGVGGARTAVVTISPDDWAVAAASGVSADDLHDVRVASDAVPAELLTRLAAGETITVPGWPVLGVDGLDGFDDRPLMILPLLSGERFFGVLTVGTDQDLPEDVLKSLQTLRTQVSLALDGVALTAELTRRAMHDMLTGLGNRALLRDRLVGALARSRRTGRPVGVLLLDLNGFKPVNDTYGHDAGDMLLKVVAERLRTCVRTEDTVARLGGDEFVIVTEDLRDPADAECIAERVVAALDEPVMVDGHELRTPASIGIALSRAGHGPDDVLREADAAMYVAKRRGSGLYHCA, from the coding sequence ATGCGGTTCCGGACACCACCGATGGCCTGGGCCGGTTACTGCCTCGCCGCGATCTGGTTCGTCCTGCACCTGCTGGACGTGGGCGGCTGGCGTTTCCAGGTCATCTCCTACAAGCTCTTCTCGCCGGTGCTCTCGGTGATCGTCGCGTGCCTGGCCTGGCGTGCCTGGTCGGCGGCCCGTGAGGCCGGGATGACAGCGGCCCGGCGGCATCTGCTGCTGACGTCGAGCGCGTGGACCTTCATGACCGCGTCGTCGGCGACCGCGTTCTACGAGCTCGTCTCGCACGGCGATACCTCGTACCCCTCGCCCTTTCCCTTGATGCAGGTCTTCGATCTGGCGACGCTGGTGCTGATCCTGAGCGGCCTGCTCGTCGTCCCGGTGCGGAACCGATGGTCGGCGAGCCGGCTGCGTCTCGGCCTGGACATGGCGATCGTGCTGCTGGCGGGGGCGCTCTACCTCTGGTACCTCCAGGTGTACCCGGCGATCAGCAGGCCGGGCGCCGAGGTGACGGTGCCGATCGCGAGCTTCGTGAAGACGGCCGGGCTGCTGGTGGTGCTCTACGCGATCGCCCGGATCGTGATGGGCGGGGTGGCCGAGCTGAGCCGGCGGGCCATGATGTTCGCGATCGCCGCGACGGTCGTGCAATCGCTGCTCAACGTGATGCAGCAGACCCTCGCCGGTACGCCGCACGCCCACTTCGCGCTCGCCACCCGGCAGGTCTTCATCGCGCTGCTGGTGTCCATGGGCGTGGCGCATCTGCGGTGGATCGCGTCTCCCCGGCCGTCGCGTTCGTTCCAGGGGCGCCGCCCGGCCAGCCTGATGCCCTATCTGTCCATCGCGGCGGCGGACGTCCTGCTCATCGTGGCGCTCGCGGGGGGCCTGGACGGCCGCTCCTGGCCGGTGATCGGCGGGACGATCACGCTGACCGCCCTGGTGGTGGTCCGGCAGATCGTCGGGATGCGGGACAACACCCGGCTGGTTCTCCGGGTGGACGCCGCGCTGCGCGCCGAGCAGCTGTTGAGCGATCTCGGGGTGGCGCTGTTGCGGACCACGGCGGCCGCCGAGGTGCACCGGCTCGCCGCGGACGGCGCCGCGGCACTGCTGGGCGGCGTCGGCGGCGCGCGGACCGCCGTCGTCACGATCTCCCCGGACGACTGGGCGGTGGCGGCGGCCTCCGGTGTCTCCGCGGACGACCTGCACGACGTCCGGGTGGCGAGCGACGCCGTCCCCGCCGAGCTGCTGACCCGGCTCGCGGCCGGCGAGACGATCACCGTGCCGGGCTGGCCGGTCCTCGGCGTCGACGGGCTCGACGGGTTCGACGACCGGCCTCTCATGATCCTGCCGCTGCTCAGCGGGGAGCGCTTCTTCGGCGTGCTCACCGTCGGCACCGACCAGGACCTGCCCGAGGACGTGCTGAAGTCGCTGCAGACGCTGCGGACGCAGGTGTCGCTCGCGCTGGACGGCGTCGCGCTCACCGCCGAGCTCACCCGGCGGGCCATGCACGACATGCTGACCGGTCTCGGCAACCGGGCCCTGCTGCGGGACCGGCTGGTCGGGGCCCTGGCCCGTTCACGCCGGACCGGGCGGCCGGTCGGGGTGCTGCTGCTCGACCTCAACGGCTTCAAACCGGTGAACGACACCTACGGCCACGACGCCGGCGACATGCTGCTCAAGGTGGTGGCCGAACGGCTGCGCACCTGCGTGCGGACCGAGGACACGGTGGCCCGGCTCGGCGGCGACGAGTTCGTGATCGTCACCGAGGACCTGCGGGATCCGGCGGACGCGGAGTGCATCGCCGAGCGGGTGGTGGCCGCGCTCGACGAGCCGGTCATGGTGGACGGGCACGAGCTGAGGACCCCGGCCAGCATCGGGATCGCCCTGTCCCGGGCCGGTCACGGGCCGGACGACGTGCTCCGGGAGGCGGACGCCGCCATGTACGTGGCGAAGCGCCGCGGTAGCGGTCTCTACCACTGCGCATAG
- a CDS encoding response regulator transcription factor yields MATVLLVEDDHVVRGAMLRSLADRGHAVHAVGTALEALRRVAAETPDLVVLDLGLPDLDGSDALRMLRGITDVPIIIATARDDEQTVVRLLRAGADDYMVKPFTGAHLDARIATVLRRVGRASRAAQPAVHEVGELRVDVGERSATLGDQPLALTRKEFDLLAYLAARPGRVVSRRELLEEVWRQPSVGEDQTIDVHLYWLRRKLGESAAKPRYLRTVRGVGFRLVAPD; encoded by the coding sequence ATGGCCACGGTGTTGCTCGTCGAAGACGATCATGTCGTGCGCGGCGCCATGCTCCGATCGCTCGCCGACCGGGGGCATGCCGTGCACGCCGTCGGCACGGCTCTGGAGGCGCTGCGGCGGGTCGCCGCGGAGACGCCGGACCTGGTCGTGCTCGATCTCGGACTGCCCGATCTGGACGGATCGGACGCCCTGCGGATGCTGCGCGGGATCACCGACGTGCCGATCATCATCGCGACCGCGCGCGACGACGAGCAGACGGTCGTCCGGCTGCTGCGCGCGGGCGCCGACGACTACATGGTCAAGCCGTTCACCGGCGCTCACCTCGACGCCCGGATCGCCACCGTGCTGCGGCGGGTGGGCCGGGCCAGCCGCGCCGCACAGCCGGCCGTCCACGAGGTGGGCGAGCTGCGGGTGGACGTCGGCGAGCGCAGCGCCACCCTCGGGGATCAGCCGCTCGCGCTGACCCGCAAGGAATTCGATCTGCTGGCGTACCTCGCCGCCCGCCCGGGCCGTGTGGTGTCCCGTCGTGAGCTGCTGGAGGAGGTATGGCGACAGCCATCGGTCGGCGAGGACCAGACCATCGACGTGCATTTGTACTGGCTTCGCCGGAAACTGGGCGAATCCGCGGCGAAGCCCCGCTACCTGCGCACCGTGCGGGGGGTCGGATTCCGGTTGGTGGCGCCGGACTGA
- a CDS encoding ADP-ribosylglycohydrolase family protein, translating into MSFTLFPGTRLALALESLAGLSVGDALGAQYLVPGNKPADLADGRVPDSPWEWTDDTEQACCLVATLFEGAETDKHFDRDAFAERLGRTYDPYRGYGPGAVVMLREIRDGLPWPIASAAAFDGAGSCGNGAAMRAAPLGAWHADSLAHAATEGARAAEVTHSHPEGIAGGVAVTVAAAVAAAGRLDGRRPEPALLLRAVAAHTPDGLVRADLLAAATIGRADEAAHRLGNGTRALAQDTVPFALWVAARHLDDYPAAISACVAAGGDVDTTAAIAGGVVAAYTGADGIPAAWLSAREPLPAWLAAAGGE; encoded by the coding sequence ATGTCATTCACACTCTTCCCCGGTACGCGTCTCGCGTTGGCCCTCGAGAGCCTGGCCGGCCTCAGCGTCGGCGATGCCCTCGGAGCTCAATACTTAGTGCCCGGAAACAAGCCCGCCGACCTCGCCGACGGGCGGGTCCCGGATTCGCCCTGGGAGTGGACCGACGACACCGAGCAGGCCTGCTGCCTGGTCGCGACGCTCTTCGAGGGCGCGGAGACGGACAAGCACTTCGACAGGGACGCGTTCGCCGAGCGGCTCGGCCGGACGTACGACCCCTATCGGGGTTACGGCCCGGGCGCCGTCGTGATGCTCCGCGAGATCCGGGACGGCCTGCCCTGGCCGATCGCCTCGGCGGCGGCCTTCGACGGCGCCGGCTCCTGCGGCAACGGCGCGGCCATGCGGGCCGCCCCGCTGGGCGCCTGGCATGCGGACTCGCTCGCGCATGCGGCGACCGAGGGCGCGCGTGCGGCCGAGGTCACCCATTCGCACCCGGAGGGGATCGCCGGGGGCGTCGCGGTGACGGTCGCCGCCGCGGTCGCCGCCGCGGGACGCCTGGACGGCCGGCGTCCGGAACCGGCGCTGCTGCTCCGCGCGGTGGCGGCGCACACCCCGGACGGGCTGGTCCGGGCCGACCTGCTGGCGGCGGCCACGATCGGCCGGGCCGACGAGGCGGCCCACCGGCTGGGCAACGGCACGCGGGCGCTCGCCCAGGACACCGTGCCGTTCGCCCTCTGGGTCGCGGCCCGGCACCTCGACGACTACCCGGCCGCGATCAGCGCGTGCGTGGCGGCCGGCGGCGACGTGGACACCACCGCGGCGATCGCCGGGGGAGTGGTGGCGGCCTACACCGGCGCCGACGGCATCCCGGCGGCCTGGCTGTCCGCCCGCGAGCCGCTCCCGGCCTGGCTGGCCGCCGCCGGCGGCGAATAG
- a CDS encoding HAMP domain-containing sensor histidine kinase yields the protein MAGALTSGAGDKGVAAALAMAGPGTVVHTPGIAPSPGGRAGAALIDRAAVAPEPTVESVDGGMVRLVPVTVGEKHSVVEAFIPASELTKDTARDWWLLLGLAVVLVGGAVFVVDRLARGAVSSARNLVEAALAVGDGDLGVRITPSGPRELAEAGYAFNRMADRLVTSRTDERELVADLSHRLRTPLTALRLDAEALDPDDTQIIDLTADEVDRRRGIRRIRQAIGTLEDEVNHLINTTRQAVAAQVAAPEDGLCDASEVVRERMMFWSALAGDQDRQYRVVGANLRIPVPVARAELAAALDAVLGNVFRYTPQGTAFEVGLSRRDGWVALRVDDAGPGIADPEQALRRGQSNQGSTGLGLDIARRVAQNTGGSVSLDRAAMGGASVVMLLADADATPKIPSRFGLVGRGRPAREKDPVRRRWQRGRE from the coding sequence GTGGCCGGCGCCCTCACCTCGGGTGCCGGTGACAAGGGTGTGGCCGCGGCTCTCGCGATGGCCGGCCCGGGCACCGTGGTGCACACCCCCGGCATCGCCCCCTCGCCGGGCGGCCGGGCCGGCGCGGCCCTGATCGACCGGGCCGCCGTCGCGCCCGAGCCGACGGTGGAGAGCGTCGACGGCGGGATGGTCCGGCTCGTGCCGGTGACGGTGGGCGAGAAGCACTCGGTGGTCGAGGCGTTCATCCCGGCCTCCGAGCTGACCAAGGACACCGCCCGCGACTGGTGGCTGCTGCTCGGTCTCGCCGTGGTGCTGGTCGGCGGCGCGGTCTTCGTCGTGGACCGGCTGGCCCGCGGCGCGGTCTCCTCGGCCCGCAACCTGGTGGAGGCGGCCCTGGCGGTCGGTGACGGCGATCTCGGCGTACGCATAACGCCCTCCGGCCCCCGGGAGCTGGCCGAGGCCGGCTACGCGTTCAACCGGATGGCCGACCGCCTGGTCACCTCGCGCACCGACGAGCGGGAGCTGGTCGCCGACCTGTCGCACCGGCTGCGCACACCGCTGACCGCGCTGCGGCTGGACGCCGAGGCGCTCGACCCGGACGACACCCAGATCATCGACCTGACCGCCGACGAGGTGGACCGCCGCCGCGGCATCCGGCGCATCCGGCAGGCCATCGGCACCCTCGAGGACGAGGTCAACCACCTGATCAACACCACCCGGCAGGCGGTCGCGGCCCAGGTCGCGGCACCGGAGGACGGCCTCTGCGACGCCAGCGAGGTGGTCCGCGAGCGGATGATGTTCTGGTCCGCGCTCGCCGGCGACCAGGACCGGCAGTACCGGGTGGTCGGCGCGAACCTGCGGATCCCGGTCCCGGTGGCCCGCGCCGAGCTGGCCGCCGCACTGGACGCGGTGCTCGGCAACGTCTTCCGCTACACCCCGCAGGGCACCGCCTTCGAGGTCGGGCTCTCCCGCCGCGACGGCTGGGTGGCGCTGCGGGTGGACGACGCCGGGCCGGGCATCGCCGATCCGGAGCAGGCGCTGCGGCGCGGCCAGAGCAATCAGGGCTCGACCGGTCTCGGCCTGGACATCGCCCGCCGGGTGGCGCAGAACACCGGCGGGTCGGTGAGCCTGGACCGGGCCGCCATGGGCGGGGCGAGCGTCGTGATGCTGCTCGCCGACGCCGACGCGACACCGAAGATCCCCAGTAGGTTCGGGCTGGTCGGACGGGGCCGGCCGGCGCGTGAGAAGGACCCGGTACGCCGGCGCTGGCAACGAGGACGGGAATGA
- a CDS encoding adenosine deaminase, whose protein sequence is MSDLTGFIAGLPKAELHVHHVGSASPRIVAELAARHEGSSPVPADPSLLAEYFEFRDFAHFIEVYLSVVDLIRDAEDVRLLTYEIGRELGRQQVRYAELTITPYSSVRRGIPSGAFCEAIEDARTGAARDFGVKLNWCFDIPGEAGLASAEETLRIALEERPDGLISFGLGGPEIGVPRPQFKPYFDKARAAGLRSVPHAGETTGPETIWDAIRELGAERIGHGIAAAQDERLMAYLAENRIPLEVCPTSNLRTRAVGSLDEHPIATLVAAGVPVSVNSDDPPMFGTTLEQEYATAARLLGLDRAGVAELARDAVRHSFLDTAGKTALIGEIDAYTENYG, encoded by the coding sequence GTGAGCGACCTGACCGGATTCATCGCCGGACTTCCGAAGGCGGAGCTGCACGTGCACCACGTCGGCTCGGCCTCGCCCCGGATCGTCGCCGAGCTCGCGGCGCGGCACGAGGGCAGCTCACCGGTGCCGGCCGACCCCTCGCTGCTCGCGGAATACTTCGAGTTCCGGGACTTCGCGCACTTCATCGAGGTTTACCTGAGCGTCGTCGACCTGATCCGGGACGCCGAGGACGTCCGCCTGCTCACCTACGAGATCGGCCGGGAGCTCGGCCGCCAGCAGGTGCGGTACGCGGAACTCACCATCACCCCGTACTCCAGCGTGCGGCGCGGCATCCCGTCCGGCGCGTTCTGCGAGGCGATCGAGGACGCCCGGACCGGGGCGGCCCGTGACTTCGGGGTGAAGCTGAACTGGTGCTTCGACATCCCCGGTGAGGCCGGCCTGGCGTCCGCCGAGGAGACCCTGCGGATCGCGCTGGAGGAGCGCCCCGACGGTCTGATCAGTTTCGGTCTGGGCGGTCCGGAGATCGGGGTGCCGCGGCCGCAGTTCAAGCCGTACTTCGACAAGGCCCGCGCGGCCGGTCTGCGCAGCGTGCCGCACGCCGGCGAGACGACCGGCCCGGAGACGATCTGGGACGCCATCCGCGAGCTGGGAGCCGAGCGGATCGGTCACGGCATCGCTGCCGCTCAGGACGAGCGGCTGATGGCGTACCTCGCCGAGAACCGGATTCCGCTGGAGGTCTGCCCGACCTCGAACCTGCGGACCCGTGCGGTCGGGAGCCTCGACGAGCACCCGATCGCGACGCTGGTCGCCGCGGGCGTGCCGGTCAGCGTCAACTCCGACGACCCGCCGATGTTCGGCACCACGCTGGAGCAGGAGTACGCGACCGCCGCCCGCCTGCTCGGCCTGGACCGCGCCGGCGTCGCCGAACTGGCGCGCGACGCGGTCCGGCACAGCTTCCTGGACACCGCCGGGAAGACCGCGCTGATCGGCGAGATCGACGCGTACACCGAGAACTACGGGTAG
- the thrS gene encoding threonine--tRNA ligase encodes MSAPRNPAVADPLVVPAGTTAADAVAAAGLPANGPRAIVVVRDADGRLRDLAWSPAADAEVTPVAIDEPDGLDVLRHSAAHVLAQAVQDVFPEARLGIGPPIRDGFYYDFDVEKPFQPEDLGKLEKRMQEIVKAGQTFRRREYASLDEAKAELAKEPFKLELVDIKGDVDEEAKAVGAGELTHYDNLNSDGERVWGDLCRGPHLPSTRLIPAFKLMRSAAAYWRGSEKNPQLQRIYGTAWPSRDALKAYLNRLAEAERRDHRKLGTELDLFSFPDEIGSGLVVFHPKGGVIKREMEDYVRARHIEEGFQYVGTPHISKEGLFHTSGHLPYYADTMFPPSELEGAKYYLKAMNCPMHNLIFRSRGRSYRELPLRLFEFGSVYRYEKSGVVHGLTRVRGLTQDDSHSYVTAEQAPGEIKHLLNFVRSLLDDFGMDDYYLELSTRDPKSDKFIGSDEQWEKATAVLEDVAKESGLELVLDPGGAAFYGPKISVQAKDAIGRTWQMSTIQYDFNQPARFGLEFQAADGSRQEPVMIHSAKFGSIERFFGVLVEHYAGAFPAWLAPVQVVGIPIRDDHADYLAEFVAKLKKEGIRAEVDYSTDRMQKKIRTAQQQKIPFMAIAGDDDVSGGTVSFRYRDGSQRNGVSIDEAVAHVVEIVRSRTNAGPSAL; translated from the coding sequence GTGTCTGCACCCCGTAACCCCGCTGTGGCCGACCCACTAGTCGTCCCGGCCGGGACTACGGCGGCCGACGCGGTGGCCGCCGCCGGCCTCCCGGCGAACGGGCCGAGGGCGATCGTCGTGGTGCGTGACGCCGACGGCCGCCTGCGTGACCTGGCCTGGTCGCCGGCCGCCGACGCCGAGGTGACCCCGGTCGCGATCGACGAGCCGGACGGCCTCGACGTGCTGCGGCACTCGGCCGCGCACGTGCTGGCCCAGGCCGTGCAGGACGTCTTCCCGGAGGCGAGGCTCGGCATCGGCCCGCCGATCCGCGACGGCTTCTACTACGACTTCGACGTGGAGAAGCCGTTCCAGCCGGAGGACCTCGGCAAGCTCGAGAAGCGCATGCAGGAGATCGTCAAGGCGGGCCAGACCTTCCGCCGCCGGGAGTACGCGTCGCTCGACGAGGCGAAGGCGGAGCTGGCGAAGGAGCCGTTCAAGCTGGAGCTCGTCGACATCAAGGGCGACGTCGACGAGGAGGCCAAGGCGGTCGGCGCGGGGGAGCTCACCCACTACGACAACCTGAACTCCGACGGCGAGCGGGTCTGGGGTGACCTCTGCCGCGGGCCGCACCTGCCGTCGACCCGGCTCATCCCGGCCTTCAAGCTGATGCGCTCGGCCGCCGCCTACTGGCGCGGCTCCGAGAAGAACCCGCAGCTCCAGCGCATCTACGGCACCGCGTGGCCGTCCCGCGACGCCCTCAAGGCCTACCTGAACCGCCTCGCCGAGGCCGAGCGCCGCGACCACCGCAAGCTCGGCACCGAGCTCGACCTGTTCTCCTTCCCCGACGAGATCGGCTCCGGTCTCGTGGTCTTCCACCCCAAGGGTGGCGTGATCAAGCGGGAGATGGAGGACTACGTCCGGGCCCGGCACATCGAGGAGGGCTTCCAGTACGTCGGAACCCCGCACATCAGCAAGGAGGGCCTGTTCCACACCTCGGGACACCTGCCCTACTACGCGGACACCATGTTCCCGCCGAGCGAGCTCGAGGGCGCGAAGTACTACCTCAAGGCGATGAACTGCCCGATGCACAACCTGATCTTCAGGTCGCGTGGGCGGTCCTACCGTGAGCTGCCGCTGCGCCTGTTCGAGTTCGGATCGGTCTACCGGTACGAGAAGTCCGGCGTGGTGCACGGCCTCACCCGGGTGCGCGGCCTGACCCAGGACGACTCCCACTCGTACGTCACCGCCGAGCAGGCGCCGGGCGAGATCAAGCACCTGCTGAACTTCGTCCGCTCGCTGCTCGACGACTTCGGCATGGACGACTACTACCTGGAGCTGTCGACCCGGGACCCGAAGAGCGACAAGTTCATCGGCTCGGACGAGCAGTGGGAGAAGGCCACCGCGGTCCTCGAGGACGTGGCGAAGGAGTCCGGCCTCGAGCTGGTGCTCGACCCGGGTGGCGCGGCGTTCTACGGCCCGAAGATCAGTGTGCAGGCGAAGGACGCGATCGGCCGCACCTGGCAGATGTCGACCATTCAGTACGACTTCAACCAGCCGGCCCGGTTCGGCCTGGAGTTCCAGGCGGCGGACGGCTCCCGCCAGGAGCCGGTGATGATCCACTCGGCGAAGTTCGGCTCGATCGAGCGGTTCTTCGGCGTGCTGGTCGAGCACTACGCCGGCGCGTTCCCGGCCTGGCTCGCGCCGGTGCAGGTGGTGGGCATCCCGATCCGCGACGACCACGCCGACTACCTGGCCGAGTTCGTGGCGAAGCTGAAGAAGGAGGGCATCCGGGCCGAGGTCGACTACTCGACCGACCGGATGCAGAAGAAGATCCGGACCGCTCAGCAGCAGAAGATCCCGTTCATGGCGATCGCCGGCGACGACGACGTGAGCGGCGGCACCGTGTCGTTCCGCTACCGCGACGGGTCGCAGCGCAACGGTGTCTCGATCGACGAGGCCGTGGCGCACGTCGTCGAGATCGTCCGGTCGCGGACCAACGCGGGACCGTCCGCTCTCTGA